In the genome of Chryseobacterium arthrosphaerae, one region contains:
- a CDS encoding type VI secretion system baseplate subunit TssG, translating to MHYNKLQTDFKAEAVAVNLLKYHRTVSNIFIDRVGVNDRAYLKDIKSISSSYLGFDEEVFTIESYREGIYDYLPEGLFHPPSLGASRKNVDTVVREIRKQKKVEEDARKFFRPFELEVFFTEISALLKESEFDITSNTDALLDTVSELWPLVRMLDKQSAYIFMHILPFFHQIRGDKRWFERCMTAFLQVPVEVTFSPNVIDEIEKNDDSMLLGNSRLGVTYIPSGRHMDGQRNWVVNIGPIPYEEMKKYIPGSPFRKVLQALYDYFLPVTVDVEENFVTEKVEYSFSLEDDDRNASRLGYSTFL from the coding sequence ATGCATTACAATAAGCTGCAGACAGACTTTAAGGCTGAAGCTGTGGCTGTTAATCTTTTGAAATACCACCGGACGGTAAGCAATATATTTATTGACAGGGTGGGAGTGAACGACCGTGCTTACCTGAAGGATATCAAAAGTATTTCAAGCAGCTATTTAGGATTTGACGAGGAAGTATTTACCATAGAAAGCTACAGGGAGGGGATTTATGACTACCTTCCGGAAGGGCTTTTCCATCCGCCTTCTCTTGGAGCATCAAGAAAGAATGTGGATACAGTGGTAAGGGAGATCCGGAAACAGAAAAAGGTAGAAGAAGATGCCCGTAAGTTTTTCCGTCCTTTTGAGCTGGAAGTTTTTTTTACGGAAATCAGTGCTTTACTGAAAGAATCTGAATTTGATATTACAAGCAATACGGATGCATTGCTGGATACAGTGAGTGAGCTATGGCCGCTGGTCAGAATGCTGGATAAGCAGAGTGCTTACATCTTTATGCATATCTTACCGTTTTTCCATCAGATCAGAGGAGACAAAAGATGGTTTGAAAGATGTATGACTGCGTTTCTGCAGGTACCGGTAGAAGTTACTTTTTCTCCGAATGTTATTGATGAAATTGAAAAGAACGACGATTCTATGCTACTGGGTAATTCAAGGCTGGGCGTTACCTATATTCCAAGCGGAAGACATATGGACGGGCAGCGGAACTGGGTAGTGAATATAGGACCTATCCCTTATGAGGAAATGAAAAAATACATTCCGGGAAGTCCGTTCAGAAAAGTTCTTCAGGCTTTGTATGACTATTTCCTTCCTGTGACTGTAGATGTGGAAGAAAATTTTGTTACAGAAAAGGTAGAATATTCATTCAGCCTTGAGGATGACGACAGAAACGCAAGCCGCCTTGGATACTCTACATTCCTCTAA
- a CDS encoding S1/P1 nuclease, producing the protein MKSIYSKILILAFISSSLYSYAWGLTGHRVIADIAENHLSGKARRGIKKIMGKERLAYWANWPDFIKSDTTGVWKQASSWHYVNIDPQADFKAFDQNLKMQAGPSLYTQVNTLSSQIKDEKTSAKDRKIALIFLIHIMGDLAQPLHVGRAEDLGGNKINVTYFGDKTNLHSVWDGKLVDSQKYSYTEYSKLLDIKSKEEVAQIQSGTLEDWLYDSHKIANRIYAQTPDGSKLSYDYQYKFNETLERQLLYGGLRLAKVLNDLF; encoded by the coding sequence ATGAAAAGTATTTATTCTAAAATTCTGATTTTAGCATTCATTTCCTCTTCACTTTATTCTTATGCATGGGGACTGACGGGTCACAGAGTGATTGCAGACATCGCAGAGAACCACCTTTCCGGAAAGGCAAGAAGAGGAATCAAAAAAATAATGGGTAAAGAACGTCTGGCTTACTGGGCCAACTGGCCGGATTTCATCAAATCCGACACCACCGGCGTATGGAAGCAGGCTTCTTCATGGCATTATGTAAATATTGATCCTCAGGCAGATTTCAAAGCTTTTGATCAGAATCTGAAAATGCAGGCGGGGCCAAGTCTTTATACTCAGGTCAACACCCTGTCCAGCCAGATCAAAGATGAAAAAACTTCTGCAAAAGACAGAAAAATTGCTTTGATATTCCTGATCCATATCATGGGAGACCTGGCACAGCCCCTTCACGTAGGAAGAGCAGAGGATTTGGGCGGAAACAAGATCAATGTTACCTACTTCGGGGATAAAACCAATTTACACTCAGTGTGGGACGGGAAATTAGTAGATTCTCAAAAATACAGCTATACAGAATACTCAAAACTTTTAGATATCAAATCTAAGGAAGAAGTAGCACAGATTCAGTCCGGAACCCTGGAAGACTGGCTGTATGATTCTCATAAAATTGCCAACAGGATCTATGCACAGACTCCTGACGGCTCCAAGTTATCATATGACTACCAATATAAATTCAACGAAACTCTGGAAAGACAATTGTTGTACGGAGGATTGAGACTGGCAAAAGTACTGAATGATTTATTTTAG
- a CDS encoding sigma-70 family RNA polymerase sigma factor, whose protein sequence is MRQLKITKQVTNRETASLDKYLQEIGKVELITADEEVELAQRIRAGDRAALEKLIKANLRFVVSVSKQYQNQGLSLPDLINEGNLGLMKAAKRYDETRGFKFISYAVWWIRQSILQALAEQSRIVRLPLNKIGSINKINKAYAHLEQENERPPSPEELAEVLDMSEEDIKESMKNSGRHLSMDAPLVEGEDSNLYDVLRSGESPSPDKDLMLESLQIEIERALNTLTPREADLVRLYFGLNGKHPMTLEEIGETFDLTRERVRQIKEKAIKRLKHNTRSKILKSYLGK, encoded by the coding sequence ATGAGACAATTAAAAATCACTAAGCAGGTTACCAACAGGGAAACTGCTTCATTAGACAAGTATTTGCAGGAAATTGGTAAAGTAGAACTGATCACTGCGGACGAGGAAGTAGAATTGGCACAAAGAATACGTGCTGGCGACAGAGCCGCACTTGAGAAACTGATCAAAGCCAACCTTCGTTTCGTAGTTTCTGTATCTAAGCAATACCAAAATCAAGGTCTTTCTTTACCCGATTTGATCAATGAAGGTAACTTAGGCTTGATGAAAGCAGCAAAAAGGTACGATGAAACTAGAGGTTTCAAATTTATCTCTTATGCAGTATGGTGGATCCGTCAATCAATTTTACAGGCATTGGCTGAACAATCAAGAATTGTAAGGCTTCCGCTGAACAAAATTGGTTCCATCAATAAAATCAATAAAGCATACGCTCACCTTGAGCAGGAAAATGAAAGACCACCTTCTCCGGAAGAATTGGCTGAAGTTCTTGACATGAGCGAGGAAGATATTAAGGAATCAATGAAAAACTCCGGAAGACACCTGTCTATGGATGCGCCTTTAGTAGAAGGTGAAGATTCCAATCTTTATGATGTATTACGTTCAGGAGAATCACCAAGTCCTGATAAAGATCTGATGCTTGAATCTCTACAGATCGAGATCGAAAGAGCATTGAACACGCTTACTCCAAGAGAAGCTGACCTGGTAAGACTATACTTCGGACTGAACGGAAAACACCCAATGACTTTAGAAGAAATTGGTGAGACTTTCGATCTTACAAGAGAGAGAGTTCGTCAGATCAAAGAAAAAGCGATTAAGAGACTAAAACACAACACCAGAAGTAAGATCCTTAAATCTTATCTGGGTAAATAA
- a CDS encoding alpha-ketoglutarate-dependent dioxygenase AlkB: MTSTAFHPIVLPLERNLFHELFHSAEFETTGKGRLGNHLVKWDGQHIPVVRTTTRYTIPATAFSGIHQSLVDQINKALSDEKKDIPSQDFNNALIEVYDAVYSKMGFHSDQALDLEDHSFIALFSCYEKPDELADFQLRKLVIKNKTTEEESEIMLHHNSVVLFSLETNKKFQHKIVLNSLPDPKIKADDNKWLGITFRKSKTYIRFSDTLPCFSTGELFKLADKEQESEFFQLRGRENRSLDFVYPDLNYTISQGDLLIPKHKKQF, encoded by the coding sequence ATGACCAGCACAGCATTTCACCCAATAGTTCTTCCCTTAGAAAGAAACCTGTTCCATGAATTGTTTCATTCTGCTGAATTTGAAACTACCGGCAAAGGCAGACTTGGAAACCACCTCGTAAAATGGGATGGACAGCATATTCCGGTGGTAAGAACCACTACCCGATATACGATTCCTGCCACTGCTTTTTCAGGAATTCATCAAAGCCTTGTTGATCAGATTAACAAGGCTCTTTCCGATGAAAAGAAGGATATTCCTTCCCAGGATTTCAATAACGCACTGATTGAAGTTTATGATGCAGTGTACTCTAAAATGGGTTTTCATTCTGATCAGGCTTTAGATCTGGAAGACCATTCCTTTATAGCTCTTTTCAGCTGTTATGAAAAGCCGGATGAACTTGCAGATTTTCAGCTGAGAAAACTTGTTATTAAAAATAAAACTACAGAGGAAGAATCTGAAATAATGCTGCATCACAATTCTGTTGTCTTATTTTCACTGGAAACCAACAAAAAATTTCAGCATAAAATAGTCCTGAATTCTTTACCTGATCCCAAAATAAAGGCTGATGACAATAAATGGCTGGGCATTACCTTCAGAAAGTCAAAAACTTATATCCGGTTCAGCGATACACTCCCCTGTTTTTCTACCGGGGAATTATTTAAATTAGCTGATAAGGAACAGGAATCAGAATTCTTTCAGCTCCGGGGACGGGAAAACCGTTCGTTGGATTTTGTTTATCCGGATTTAAATTATACGATAAGCCAGGGAGATCTGCTGATCCCAAAACACAAAAAGCAATTTTAA
- a CDS encoding GNAT family N-acetyltransferase yields MKYTTKWLTDKARIKELVDFFITHKTDSYISHGEMMSGRALDSHHWNPDLEVILTEQLLTDFNSDGSSKLNILIAENEHGEIVGMMVFNVINGPFKKYAILEDMLLDQSVRGQSLGSQLLEKAILESKNWNISFILLESGVNNHGAHHFFSKYGFKKVSESYILTL; encoded by the coding sequence ATGAAATATACAACAAAATGGCTCACCGATAAAGCCCGCATTAAGGAACTCGTAGATTTCTTTATTACCCATAAAACAGACTCCTATATTTCCCATGGTGAAATGATGTCCGGCAGAGCACTGGACTCTCATCACTGGAATCCCGATCTGGAAGTGATCCTTACGGAGCAGCTGCTCACAGATTTCAATTCCGACGGAAGTTCCAAACTCAATATTTTAATTGCGGAAAATGAACATGGCGAAATTGTGGGAATGATGGTTTTTAATGTGATCAACGGCCCTTTTAAAAAATATGCCATTTTAGAGGATATGCTTCTGGACCAGTCGGTAAGAGGACAGTCTCTGGGCAGCCAGCTTTTAGAAAAAGCCATTCTGGAATCCAAGAACTGGAACATCAGTTTCATTCTGCTGGAAAGTGGAGTCAATAATCATGGAGCACATCATTTTTTCAGTAAATATGGTTTTAAAAAGGTTTCGGAGAGTTATATTTTAACATTATAA
- a CDS encoding S9 family peptidase — MKKIFYALLLMIGINTAQAQEVPLLDRGLFFGNPEISGGQLSPDGKWISFTKEYGGIMNIWVKKIDDPFDKARPLTDSKRPLNGYFWSEDGKYILYVKDNNGDENMNIFAVDPMAKATSGVPASRNITPLKEVAAQIYMVSRKDPDLLMVGLNNRDKAWHDLYSLKISTGEMKKIYENTDRVTGYDFDWDEKLRVLSKTDDKGTTQFLYKDGDKLTPIYETLVTENAYISNWNEDNSKFYLVTNKGDLDKSALFLMDPKTKQISKVEADPKGKVDFGGLSMDRNTRKIISTSYTGDKTEYYWKDKTWEDNYKFLQGKFPGREVNFASSTKDYSKFLISVWGDKYASEAYFFDAKTRQLVFQYTPRAELKKVEKYLAAMTPVSYKSSDGLEIPAYLTLPAGSNGKNVAVVVLVHGGPKGPRDYWGYNSTVQFLANRGYAVLQPNFRASGGYGKKFQNGGDLQWGKLMQDDITWGVKYLIDQGIADKNKVAIMGGSYGGYATLAGLAFTPDVYAAGVDIVGPSNLFTLLDSVPAYWESGRAFLYGMVGDPRTEEGKKRMQEASPLFSVDKINKPLLIVQGANDPRVKQAEADQIVIALRDKGKKVNYILADDEGHGFRKPVNNMAMYAETEKFLSEVIGGRYQKDMPENVAKRLKEMTVDITKVTYKPAEKAKAAKVTP; from the coding sequence ATGAAAAAAATCTTTTATGCGCTGCTCCTGATGATAGGAATCAATACAGCGCAGGCACAGGAGGTTCCGTTACTGGACAGAGGACTGTTCTTCGGCAACCCTGAGATCTCAGGAGGGCAGCTTAGTCCTGATGGAAAATGGATTTCATTTACAAAAGAGTACGGAGGAATCATGAATATATGGGTAAAAAAGATTGATGATCCTTTTGATAAAGCCCGTCCGCTCACTGATAGTAAACGTCCTTTGAATGGGTATTTCTGGTCAGAAGACGGGAAATATATTCTCTATGTAAAAGATAATAACGGGGATGAAAACATGAATATTTTCGCTGTAGATCCTATGGCTAAAGCAACAAGCGGAGTTCCGGCGTCAAGGAATATCACCCCTCTCAAAGAAGTTGCTGCCCAGATCTATATGGTAAGCAGAAAAGATCCCGATTTGCTGATGGTAGGTTTAAATAACAGGGATAAAGCCTGGCATGACCTGTATTCTTTGAAGATTTCAACAGGAGAAATGAAAAAGATCTATGAAAATACAGACCGTGTTACAGGGTATGACTTCGACTGGGATGAAAAACTGAGAGTATTGTCCAAAACCGATGATAAGGGAACTACACAATTCCTTTACAAGGATGGAGATAAGCTGACCCCTATCTATGAAACCCTGGTGACGGAAAATGCCTACATCTCAAACTGGAATGAAGATAATTCCAAATTTTACCTGGTTACCAATAAAGGAGACCTGGATAAGTCTGCTCTATTCCTGATGGATCCGAAAACAAAGCAAATCTCAAAAGTTGAAGCAGACCCTAAAGGAAAAGTAGATTTCGGAGGCCTTTCTATGGACCGAAATACGAGAAAGATCATTTCTACTTCTTACACGGGAGATAAAACAGAATATTACTGGAAAGATAAAACCTGGGAGGATAACTATAAATTCCTTCAGGGCAAATTTCCGGGAAGAGAGGTTAATTTTGCCAGCTCAACAAAGGATTATTCTAAATTTCTGATCTCAGTATGGGGCGATAAATATGCTTCAGAAGCGTATTTTTTTGATGCTAAAACCAGACAGCTGGTCTTCCAGTATACACCGAGAGCAGAATTGAAAAAAGTTGAAAAGTATCTGGCAGCCATGACTCCTGTTTCCTATAAAAGCAGCGACGGACTTGAAATTCCCGCTTACCTGACTCTACCGGCCGGATCGAATGGGAAAAATGTGGCTGTCGTGGTTCTGGTGCACGGAGGCCCGAAAGGTCCCAGAGATTATTGGGGATACAATTCAACCGTACAGTTTTTAGCCAACAGAGGATATGCTGTACTGCAGCCTAACTTCAGGGCAAGCGGCGGCTATGGTAAAAAATTCCAGAACGGAGGAGACCTTCAGTGGGGAAAACTGATGCAGGATGATATTACCTGGGGCGTAAAGTACCTGATCGATCAGGGAATTGCAGATAAAAATAAAGTTGCCATTATGGGCGGAAGCTATGGCGGATATGCAACACTGGCAGGTTTGGCATTTACACCGGATGTATATGCTGCAGGAGTAGATATTGTGGGACCAAGCAATCTTTTCACCCTGCTGGATTCTGTACCTGCTTACTGGGAATCAGGCCGGGCCTTCCTCTATGGTATGGTAGGTGATCCGAGAACTGAAGAGGGTAAAAAAAGAATGCAGGAAGCAAGCCCGTTGTTTAGTGTGGATAAAATCAACAAACCGTTATTGATTGTTCAGGGAGCCAATGACCCAAGGGTAAAACAGGCTGAAGCAGATCAGATTGTCATTGCATTGCGTGACAAAGGTAAAAAAGTGAATTATATTCTGGCGGATGATGAAGGCCACGGATTCCGTAAACCGGTCAACAATATGGCCATGTATGCTGAAACAGAGAAGTTCCTTTCTGAAGTTATTGGCGGAAGATACCAGAAAGATATGCCTGAAAACGTAGCGAAGCGTCTGAAGGAAATGACCGTAGATATTACAAAAGTAACTTACAAACCAGCTGAAAAAGCAAAAGCAGCCAAAGTTACTCCATAA
- a CDS encoding heme-binding domain-containing protein, translating into MSRSFTRIFSAGILIFLIMQLIQPVRNIDYGQVPTSDISKVYQIPENVQSILRTSCYDCHSNSTDYPVYGYIQPFSFFLENHIREGKKELNFNEWAHYSQRKQSNKLDAVGNQIKQRKMPLSSYLYLHHDAKLSDEKIKEIVDWIESVRTENQ; encoded by the coding sequence ATGAGCCGTTCTTTCACAAGGATATTTTCAGCTGGTATTCTTATCTTTTTAATCATGCAGTTGATTCAGCCTGTCCGTAACATTGATTATGGACAGGTACCTACCTCTGATATTTCAAAAGTATATCAGATCCCTGAAAATGTACAGTCAATTTTAAGAACTTCATGCTACGATTGTCATAGTAATTCAACAGATTATCCTGTTTACGGATACATTCAGCCCTTCAGTTTTTTTCTTGAAAATCACATCAGGGAAGGCAAAAAAGAACTGAACTTTAATGAGTGGGCGCACTACAGCCAAAGGAAACAGTCTAATAAATTGGATGCTGTTGGGAATCAGATAAAGCAAAGAAAAATGCCGCTTTCTTCATACCTTTATCTTCATCACGATGCGAAGCTGTCTGATGAAAAGATCAAAGAAATTGTTGACTGGATAGAATCTGTCCGTACAGAAAACCAGTAG
- a CDS encoding DUF3347 domain-containing protein — protein sequence MKNIITVLLAGAALYSCNKPENKVSEKKTAEQEIKTVDTTELAQASNQEVKESPEDNKKETVELSAFPVQQIINGYLPLKNALAQDDSKKASDAAKSLFSVLKKIDISKTVAKSNSELRDILESASENAEHIGDNADDIVHQREHLLSLSNDITDLIGEVGTGGLKLYQDFCPMYNNGKGGTWISETKEIVNPYQGAKMLSCGSVKKVL from the coding sequence ATGAAAAATATAATAACCGTATTGTTGGCAGGAGCTGCATTATACTCCTGTAATAAACCCGAAAATAAAGTCTCTGAAAAGAAAACAGCAGAGCAGGAAATCAAAACTGTAGACACAACTGAGCTTGCTCAAGCTTCAAACCAAGAGGTAAAAGAAAGCCCGGAAGACAATAAAAAAGAAACAGTTGAGCTTTCAGCTTTTCCTGTTCAGCAGATTATTAACGGCTATCTTCCTCTGAAAAATGCTCTTGCACAGGACGATTCTAAAAAAGCTTCCGATGCTGCTAAAAGCCTGTTTTCTGTATTAAAGAAAATAGATATCAGTAAGACCGTTGCCAAAAGCAATTCTGAACTGCGTGATATTCTGGAAAGTGCATCAGAAAACGCAGAGCATATTGGGGATAATGCTGATGATATAGTACACCAGAGAGAACATTTGCTTTCGTTGAGTAATGATATTACAGATCTGATAGGAGAAGTGGGAACCGGTGGCTTAAAATTATATCAGGATTTCTGCCCTATGTATAATAATGGAAAAGGAGGAACCTGGATCAGTGAGACAAAGGAAATCGTAAATCCTTATCAAGGAGCAAAAATGCTCAGCTGTGGATCTGTAAAAAAGGTTCTGTAG
- a CDS encoding multicopper oxidase domain-containing protein — protein MKKIMMFLVLLFSVFTFAQTTKTYYTCPMHPEVVSSKPGECPKCNMTLVKKTAVTKSVVKPTPATEKKTKPVEAKINTSKTDSKKAERAGEPKKVNTAAQSESAYTCPMHPEVISDKPGKCPKCGMELVEKENHQHTAVENSKGEKSVLKRNSENGKVTFGGKTVRYDLYVKDTIVNFTGKNRRAIAINGKLQAPTLYFTEGDTAEIYLHNMLKENTGLHWHGVILPNEHDGVPYLTTKPVKPGETHLYKFKISQNGTYWYHSHEALQEQIGMNGILVFKKREGEPKTGYNAEIPVLLGDWSDEDPMQIARRLHMANTDWYAVKKNAVQSYWEAIKSGNFGTKALNEWKRMEAMDVSDVYYDKFLINGAPSSDYSNLKAGDKVRLRVANGGSSTYFWLNYGGGKIKVVGNDGNDVVPVEVDRLIVGVSETYDIEVTIPENKSFEFRATSEDRIGHASLWLGSGDKVEAPNLPRLMLFEGMKMMNGMMEMSGNMKPMNMTMGNQMMDMNEVMYPELPESQRKQTMKHMNEMMGIKTKEEKKTEDHSQHAGMDMKEEKTIKRLSYNILKSPEKTILPTDSVRNMKFTLEGNMNHYLWTLDNKTVTETDKILIKKGEILRIKLYNNSMMRHPMHLHGHDFRLINSKGEYSPLKNVVDIMPMETVTIEFAANQDGDWFFHCHILYHMMAGMGRIFSYENSKPNPQLPNRKLAWKNFLKDNKMVSSMAMLDVASNKIHAETMTMFGPRWANLNEFHSNWNFDHFEGSAKVGRFLGKFQWALPYAGVRVQKNHEIMERQMAEDMGRDFHGKKTWFGQQKASKNKLAFMVGMQYVLPMLITADASIDQNGKVLLELSREDIPLSRRLRGNFTVNSDGEFSTGIRYIVQKWLSLSGNYDNEMGWGAGVTLTY, from the coding sequence ATGAAAAAAATAATGATGTTTCTGGTACTTTTGTTCTCTGTTTTTACCTTCGCACAAACCACAAAGACCTATTATACCTGCCCGATGCACCCTGAAGTAGTTTCTTCAAAACCTGGAGAATGCCCGAAGTGTAACATGACATTGGTAAAGAAAACGGCTGTAACAAAGTCTGTGGTAAAACCAACACCTGCAACAGAGAAGAAAACAAAACCGGTAGAAGCAAAAATAAATACCTCCAAAACTGACAGTAAAAAAGCAGAGAGAGCTGGAGAACCTAAGAAAGTAAATACAGCAGCTCAATCGGAATCAGCTTATACCTGTCCTATGCACCCTGAAGTAATTTCGGATAAACCCGGAAAATGTCCTAAATGCGGAATGGAGCTGGTAGAAAAAGAAAACCATCAGCATACTGCAGTTGAAAATTCAAAAGGAGAAAAGTCTGTTTTAAAAAGAAATTCAGAAAACGGAAAAGTTACTTTTGGAGGGAAAACAGTTCGTTATGATCTGTATGTAAAAGACACCATTGTCAATTTTACAGGAAAAAACAGAAGAGCAATTGCGATCAACGGTAAGCTTCAGGCTCCTACACTGTATTTTACAGAAGGCGACACGGCTGAAATTTATCTGCACAATATGCTTAAAGAAAATACAGGTCTTCACTGGCATGGGGTAATTCTTCCCAATGAACATGACGGTGTTCCATACCTTACCACAAAACCTGTAAAACCGGGGGAAACGCACCTGTATAAATTTAAAATCTCTCAAAACGGAACCTATTGGTACCATTCTCATGAAGCGCTGCAGGAACAGATCGGGATGAACGGGATCCTGGTATTTAAAAAGAGAGAAGGTGAGCCAAAAACCGGATATAATGCAGAAATACCGGTATTATTGGGAGACTGGAGTGATGAAGATCCTATGCAGATTGCCCGCAGGCTTCACATGGCCAATACAGACTGGTATGCTGTGAAAAAAAATGCAGTGCAGAGTTACTGGGAAGCGATTAAATCCGGAAACTTCGGAACCAAAGCCCTGAATGAATGGAAAAGAATGGAAGCCATGGATGTAAGTGATGTATATTACGATAAATTCCTGATCAATGGCGCTCCTAGCTCGGATTATTCAAATCTGAAGGCTGGGGATAAAGTAAGACTGAGGGTTGCCAATGGCGGTTCATCCACTTATTTCTGGCTGAATTATGGCGGCGGAAAAATAAAAGTAGTTGGTAATGACGGAAATGATGTGGTTCCTGTAGAAGTAGACCGGTTGATTGTAGGGGTTTCTGAAACCTATGATATTGAAGTTACGATTCCTGAAAATAAAAGTTTTGAATTCAGAGCAACTTCGGAAGACAGAATAGGGCATGCGTCCCTTTGGCTGGGTTCAGGTGATAAAGTAGAAGCTCCCAATCTGCCAAGGCTTATGCTTTTTGAAGGGATGAAAATGATGAACGGAATGATGGAGATGAGCGGAAATATGAAGCCGATGAATATGACGATGGGGAACCAGATGATGGATATGAACGAAGTTATGTATCCTGAACTTCCGGAAAGCCAGAGAAAGCAGACCATGAAGCATATGAATGAAATGATGGGAATAAAAACGAAGGAAGAGAAAAAGACTGAAGATCATTCTCAGCATGCCGGAATGGATATGAAGGAGGAGAAAACGATCAAAAGGTTATCTTACAATATTTTAAAATCACCTGAAAAGACAATTCTCCCAACAGACAGTGTTAGAAATATGAAATTTACGCTGGAAGGAAATATGAATCATTATTTGTGGACCTTAGATAACAAAACCGTTACAGAAACAGATAAAATTCTGATTAAAAAGGGTGAAATTCTAAGGATCAAACTGTACAACAACTCTATGATGCGTCACCCGATGCACCTTCACGGGCATGATTTCAGACTGATCAATTCAAAAGGAGAATACTCACCACTGAAAAATGTGGTGGATATCATGCCGATGGAAACGGTTACAATTGAATTTGCAGCCAATCAGGACGGAGACTGGTTCTTCCACTGTCATATCCTGTATCATATGATGGCGGGAATGGGCAGAATCTTCAGCTATGAGAATTCTAAACCGAACCCACAGCTTCCGAACAGAAAACTGGCCTGGAAAAACTTCCTGAAAGACAATAAAATGGTAAGCTCCATGGCTATGCTGGATGTAGCAAGCAACAAAATACATGCAGAAACCATGACGATGTTCGGACCAAGATGGGCGAACCTGAATGAGTTTCATTCCAACTGGAACTTCGATCATTTCGAAGGAAGTGCAAAAGTAGGGCGGTTCTTAGGAAAATTCCAATGGGCATTGCCTTATGCAGGAGTAAGGGTTCAAAAGAATCATGAGATCATGGAAAGACAGATGGCGGAAGATATGGGCAGGGATTTTCATGGCAAGAAGACCTGGTTCGGGCAGCAGAAAGCTTCCAAAAATAAACTGGCTTTCATGGTGGGGATGCAGTACGTTCTGCCCATGCTCATTACTGCGGATGCAAGTATTGATCAGAATGGTAAAGTTTTACTGGAGCTGAGCAGGGAAGACATTCCGCTTTCCAGAAGACTGAGAGGAAATTTCACGGTCAATTCTGACGGGGAATTTTCAACAGGAATAAGATATATTGTTCAGAAATGGTTATCTCTTTCCGGAAACTATGATAATGAAATGGGCTGGGGTGCCGGTGTAACCTTAACGTATTAA
- a CDS encoding DUF3347 domain-containing protein has translation MKKYIITAALSLFSIISLSAQSKKDAQVSKLYQNYIAIKSALASDDADQTSKAATEFIKTASTIDYKLVSEGNLNILRKDASAISEARNVAAQRETFFNLSDNMIALTKEFKLSEKPVYVQYCPMADGNWLSDEKQIMNPYYGKAMLSCGSVKSEIK, from the coding sequence ATGAAAAAGTATATCATTACAGCAGCGCTGTCTTTATTCTCTATTATTTCACTTTCAGCACAGTCTAAAAAAGACGCCCAGGTTTCAAAACTGTATCAGAACTATATTGCGATCAAATCGGCTTTAGCTTCAGATGATGCAGACCAGACTTCGAAAGCTGCTACGGAATTCATTAAAACAGCTTCTACAATCGATTATAAATTGGTTTCAGAAGGAAACCTTAATATTCTGAGAAAAGATGCTTCTGCCATTTCCGAAGCGAGAAATGTGGCTGCTCAAAGAGAAACTTTCTTCAATCTTTCAGACAATATGATTGCTCTGACCAAAGAGTTCAAGCTTTCTGAAAAACCGGTTTATGTTCAATATTGTCCAATGGCTGACGGGAATTGGCTAAGTGATGAAAAACAGATCATGAACCCATATTACGGAAAGGCTATGCTTTCATGCGGAAGTGTAAAGTCGGAAATTAAATAA
- a CDS encoding HYC_CC_PP family protein: protein MKKILAILFSIFYFGFSSGAAFSVHYCMQEFVSVSQKTDDICGKCGVKDKKSCCKTEIKVVKVDDSQKSDLLKIDFLSSVSEIPVKHQFAVIDKSFSATKFTQIQINAPPEYRPVPIYINHCNFRI from the coding sequence ATGAAAAAGATTCTTGCCATACTATTTTCTATTTTCTACTTCGGATTCTCTTCCGGAGCGGCATTTAGCGTTCATTATTGTATGCAGGAATTTGTTTCTGTAAGCCAGAAAACAGATGATATCTGTGGAAAATGTGGGGTAAAAGATAAAAAAAGCTGCTGCAAAACAGAGATCAAAGTTGTAAAGGTGGATGATTCCCAGAAATCTGATCTTCTTAAAATTGATTTTTTAAGTTCTGTATCAGAAATTCCGGTGAAGCATCAGTTCGCCGTTATCGACAAATCGTTTTCAGCCACAAAGTTCACACAAATTCAGATCAATGCACCGCCGGAGTACAGGCCGGTGCCTATCTATATCAATCATTGTAATTTTAGAATCTAG